From Dietzia sp. ANT_WB102, a single genomic window includes:
- a CDS encoding DUF262 domain-containing protein, whose protein sequence is METFKRTPMQLFNLPQHFMIPLFQRPYVWKQEEQWEPLWKDICRVAELRIEEPHLKPQHFLGAVVLQAHDATAGQLNAWNVVDGQQRLTTLQLLMDAASAALTANDLGKLASQLESLTHNSINFVDEGESRLKLRHLNRDRAAFDEVMDAEAPVDYANLGYPESQIVRAHQFFSVAIAQWLGDPEAEAFSMRAEQLATVIQNELQLVTIELSSSENSQEIFETLNARGTPLTAADLIRNFVFQNLELQGEDTAKAYKEDWPFEKAFWAKEVSVGRFFVSRSSLFFNQWLAARLGEEISPQATFARFKSYVEHHADVSIAELLIDLKRQAAMYEQWTEAARATSGNLSPVEMAVYRMSATGSQLLHPLLIWLHEPGRDLPQATIDSIVRAAESWVIRRQLLRLTNTDLGRVVADLIRLGDSTPKDDLSDRIISHLSRLSVTSTYWPGDEEVRAHLETENAYKRYPRARLRMVLEAIENSHRAETRQPQVERTKYPIEHILPQKWQDHWPVATPEDQIERQDHIHLLGNLTLLTSKLNSKVSNSPWTAKRSALLQHNTIKLTGRLLDLPQEAEWDEARINQRTSSMIASLLAIWPVPDGHTGRVDDPQTKDHGWIEVKHLVSAGLIPPGTPLAATYRDFHGVTGVVTANGLIELDGKQFASPSGAGRHLHKKPLNGWLFWAMPDGRRLADVRSEYQELRSSED, encoded by the coding sequence ATGGAAACTTTTAAGCGTACACCGATGCAGCTGTTCAACCTGCCTCAGCACTTTATGATTCCCCTGTTCCAGCGCCCCTACGTGTGGAAACAGGAAGAGCAGTGGGAGCCGTTATGGAAGGACATTTGTCGAGTTGCTGAGTTGCGGATCGAGGAGCCACACCTCAAGCCGCAGCACTTTCTCGGGGCAGTGGTCCTCCAAGCGCATGACGCAACTGCCGGGCAGCTTAACGCGTGGAACGTCGTAGATGGCCAACAGCGACTGACAACACTGCAGCTGTTGATGGACGCTGCGAGCGCGGCACTGACCGCAAACGATTTGGGCAAGCTCGCAAGTCAGTTGGAGTCTCTCACCCACAACTCAATTAACTTTGTCGACGAAGGTGAGAGTCGACTCAAATTGCGGCACCTGAACAGGGATCGTGCGGCGTTTGATGAGGTCATGGATGCGGAGGCCCCGGTCGATTATGCGAACCTCGGCTACCCGGAAAGTCAGATTGTCCGTGCGCATCAATTCTTCAGCGTTGCAATTGCGCAGTGGCTCGGCGATCCGGAAGCAGAGGCGTTCTCGATGCGCGCGGAGCAACTGGCAACTGTAATCCAGAACGAGTTGCAACTTGTCACTATAGAGTTGAGTTCCTCCGAGAACTCACAGGAGATTTTCGAGACATTGAATGCTCGAGGAACTCCATTAACTGCTGCCGACCTGATCCGGAATTTCGTGTTCCAGAATCTGGAACTGCAAGGCGAGGACACAGCCAAGGCGTACAAGGAAGACTGGCCATTTGAGAAGGCATTTTGGGCAAAAGAGGTCAGCGTTGGCCGATTTTTTGTCTCACGCAGTTCCCTCTTCTTCAACCAGTGGTTGGCGGCTCGGTTGGGGGAGGAGATCAGCCCCCAAGCTACATTTGCGCGTTTCAAGTCATACGTGGAGCATCATGCCGACGTGTCAATCGCGGAACTCTTGATCGACCTTAAGCGGCAAGCGGCCATGTACGAGCAATGGACTGAGGCGGCTCGTGCAACTAGCGGCAATCTCTCGCCGGTCGAAATGGCCGTCTACAGGATGAGTGCGACGGGAAGTCAACTACTCCATCCATTGTTGATCTGGTTGCATGAGCCCGGGCGAGATCTGCCGCAGGCAACCATAGATTCAATAGTTCGAGCGGCTGAGAGTTGGGTGATTAGACGACAACTTCTCCGATTGACAAACACCGATCTCGGCCGCGTCGTCGCGGATCTGATCCGGTTGGGCGATTCAACGCCTAAGGATGATCTTTCGGATCGAATCATCTCGCATCTCTCGCGACTCAGCGTCACAAGTACGTACTGGCCTGGAGATGAGGAGGTCCGCGCACATCTTGAAACCGAGAACGCGTACAAGCGTTATCCGCGCGCTCGTTTGCGGATGGTTTTGGAGGCCATTGAAAATTCACACCGTGCTGAAACGCGCCAGCCTCAGGTCGAACGTACTAAGTATCCGATTGAGCACATACTCCCGCAGAAGTGGCAAGATCACTGGCCGGTAGCGACACCCGAGGACCAGATCGAACGGCAGGACCATATCCACCTGCTTGGAAACCTCACTCTACTAACAAGCAAACTCAACTCTAAAGTGTCTAACAGTCCGTGGACTGCCAAGAGGTCTGCACTTTTGCAGCACAACACCATCAAACTCACCGGACGCTTGCTCGACTTGCCGCAAGAAGCCGAGTGGGATGAGGCGCGAATTAATCAGCGAACCTCGTCCATGATTGCCAGCCTGCTTGCTATCTGGCCAGTGCCGGACGGTCACACTGGCCGAGTTGATGACCCGCAGACCAAGGACCACGGGTGGATTGAGGTCAAGCATCTGGTGAGTGCGGGTCTGATTCCGCCCGGCACGCCCCTTGCGGCGACCTACCGAGACTTTCACGGAGTGACTGGGGTTGTAACCGCCAATGGATTGATCGAACTGGATGGGAAGCAGTTCGCGAGTCCTTCGGGCGCCGGACGGCATCTTCACAAGAAACCGTTGAACGGTTGGTTGTTCTGGGCAATGCCAGACGGTCGTCGTCTCGCCGACGTCCGTTCTGAATACCAAGAACTCAGGTCCAGCGAGGATTGA
- a CDS encoding sterol desaturase family protein encodes MKLDLTVLAIPGFVAAMAGEYAWQSRNPAQGERAGDYELADTLASLSMGIGSLIAPFVANKVLAPVTPRTGRYAKALMGLSLAAAAVATAGDVWRRTRTTGLLEAGTLPSSPLRNMGENDDEVTAPDPAPIAEAAHVPPALRRITGGSAVTAMASMVVTVSTVWSAETASRKLFRMTPLDLGRGPLAYAVAILGWDLIYYWNHRFSHESRWLWAMHVVHHSSERYNLSTALRQPVAEALTIYVPYGLLSVLGVRPALVMDARAVNLIYQFWIHTEVIRSIGPLERLFNSPSHHRVHHGSNRRYLDRNHGSILILWDRLFGTFEPEDEPVVYGLTTNLDTFNPARIATHEWVAIARDIFRSETWSDRVGYLLRGPGWAGARRG; translated from the coding sequence ATGAAGCTTGATCTGACAGTCCTGGCCATCCCCGGTTTCGTGGCGGCGATGGCGGGCGAGTACGCGTGGCAGTCCCGCAACCCCGCGCAGGGCGAGAGGGCCGGCGACTACGAGTTGGCCGACACCTTGGCCAGCTTGTCGATGGGCATTGGCAGTCTGATCGCGCCGTTCGTCGCGAATAAGGTCCTCGCGCCCGTCACCCCGCGCACCGGCCGATACGCCAAAGCACTCATGGGATTGTCGCTCGCGGCCGCCGCGGTGGCCACTGCGGGAGACGTCTGGCGGCGCACCCGAACCACCGGCCTGCTCGAGGCGGGCACGTTGCCGTCGTCACCCCTCCGCAACATGGGGGAGAACGACGACGAGGTCACCGCCCCCGACCCAGCTCCAATCGCCGAGGCCGCGCATGTGCCGCCCGCCTTGCGGCGCATCACCGGCGGGTCCGCGGTCACCGCGATGGCGTCGATGGTTGTCACGGTCTCGACCGTGTGGAGCGCGGAGACCGCCAGCAGAAAACTCTTCCGGATGACCCCGCTGGACCTGGGACGCGGACCGTTGGCGTACGCGGTGGCAATCCTGGGCTGGGACCTCATCTACTACTGGAACCACAGGTTTTCTCACGAGAGCCGCTGGTTGTGGGCCATGCACGTGGTGCACCACTCCAGCGAGCGCTACAACCTCTCCACGGCGCTCCGCCAGCCGGTCGCCGAGGCCCTGACGATCTACGTTCCCTACGGGCTGCTCTCCGTGCTGGGGGTGCGGCCGGCACTCGTGATGGACGCGAGGGCGGTCAACCTCATTTACCAGTTCTGGATCCACACCGAAGTCATCCGCTCAATCGGGCCGCTGGAAAGGCTGTTCAACTCGCCCTCCCACCACCGCGTCCACCACGGCAGCAACCGGCGGTACCTCGACCGCAACCACGGCAGCATCCTCATCCTGTGGGACCGCCTGTTCGGCACCTTCGAGCCCGAAGATGAGCCGGTGGTCTACGGGTTGACCACCAACCTCGACACGTTCAACCCGGCCCGCATCGCCACCCACGAGTGGGTTGCCATCGCCCGCGACATCTTCAGGTCAGAGACCTGGAGCGACCGCGTGGGGTACCTGCTGCGCGGGCCGGGGTGGGCCGGAGCGCGGAGAGGGTAG
- a CDS encoding ZIP family metal transporter — protein sequence MPEWLAAGGAGLLAGSALLVGSGIAWLAAVPARVVAVVMAFGSGVLISALSFDLVLEAMDQGGLGATAGGFLAGALIYVGLNVLLSRRGARHRKRSGDQQASDSGSGAAIAIGALIDGVPESMVLGLSFLSGGGLSIPMLAAVFISNIPEGLSSTAGMKKAGRSAGFVFGVWGGIAVASGVAALAGFLLLDGAPAELLAAVNALAAGAILAMITDTMIPEAFENAAVYSGLIATLGFLAAFSLHAMG from the coding sequence ATGCCTGAGTGGTTGGCGGCTGGCGGGGCCGGCCTGCTCGCGGGCAGTGCGCTGCTCGTGGGAAGTGGGATCGCGTGGCTCGCGGCGGTGCCCGCGCGCGTCGTGGCTGTGGTGATGGCCTTCGGCTCCGGCGTGCTGATCTCGGCGCTGTCGTTCGATCTCGTCCTGGAGGCGATGGATCAGGGCGGGCTGGGGGCCACCGCGGGAGGTTTCCTCGCGGGCGCGCTCATCTACGTGGGTCTCAACGTGCTGCTGTCTCGTCGCGGTGCACGGCACCGTAAGCGTTCCGGCGACCAGCAGGCAAGCGATTCCGGCAGCGGCGCGGCAATCGCGATCGGCGCGCTGATCGACGGGGTCCCCGAATCAATGGTGCTCGGGTTGAGCTTCCTCTCCGGCGGCGGGCTCAGCATCCCGATGCTCGCCGCGGTGTTCATCTCCAACATCCCCGAGGGGCTGTCCAGTACCGCCGGCATGAAGAAAGCCGGGCGTTCGGCGGGGTTCGTCTTCGGTGTTTGGGGCGGCATCGCGGTGGCCTCCGGAGTTGCTGCGCTGGCCGGCTTTCTCCTCTTGGACGGCGCACCGGCCGAACTCCTGGCCGCGGTTAACGCGCTGGCAGCGGGCGCGATCCTCGCGATGATCACCGACACCATGATCCCGGAGGCTTTCGAGAACGCCGCCGTGTATTCCGGCCTCATCGCGACGCTGGGATTCCTCGCCGCGTTCAGCCTGCACGCGATGGGCTGA
- a CDS encoding ester cyclase, whose amino-acid sequence MDDIRALAARAIRVMAVGDRSDFDALIAPGAVNHAAVAEPPACKVTGPDGFYATALWLRGAFADLDHRIEHIVAQDDLVVVDTTMSGRHVAPFVIHDEAGRIDTVWAPTGRSFATRQSHWLRVLDDQVTEHWAVRDDLGQSIQLGWIPPTPWYLARCARAKRLAIRASRAAPTPVPKAH is encoded by the coding sequence ATGGACGACATCCGCGCGTTAGCAGCCCGAGCGATCCGTGTGATGGCCGTGGGAGACCGCTCTGACTTCGACGCCCTCATTGCCCCTGGAGCCGTCAACCACGCGGCCGTCGCCGAGCCACCCGCCTGTAAAGTCACCGGTCCCGACGGGTTCTACGCTACGGCGCTGTGGCTGCGAGGAGCCTTTGCCGACCTCGATCACCGGATCGAGCACATCGTGGCGCAGGACGACCTCGTCGTCGTCGACACCACGATGAGCGGGCGGCACGTCGCCCCCTTCGTGATCCACGATGAGGCGGGCCGAATCGACACCGTATGGGCTCCCACTGGTCGATCCTTCGCCACCAGGCAGAGCCACTGGCTCCGGGTCCTCGACGACCAGGTCACCGAGCACTGGGCGGTTCGCGACGACCTCGGGCAGAGCATCCAACTCGGGTGGATACCGCCGACGCCCTGGTACCTGGCGCGGTGCGCCCGGGCCAAGCGGCTGGCGATCCGTGCCTCGCGGGCCGCGCCGACCCCGGTCCCGAAGGCGCACTGA
- a CDS encoding DEAD/DEAH box helicase encodes MTYYKALKAHAWIGESLPTELLPYASKPYSYQRWVEDDLNGEAGPGAGGPPVTPTAAQVEDARVITVAAAAKFRSVLVANSPGTGKTFVALLAAKEIARMRGSRTILITVDRPARITIPTWRAAIAALGDDGLRWVIMSSDGLGKLMSRNGRPSHAFDLVIADEAHLFRHDTKRTAYMRRLCRATAPADKAPFVLWMTATPGHHPGEWGYLGSLFAQLHGDDPADWADFGQALASRGHPLVRSFGKWVLSPEAKESPEIEERFIAQVRDELLHHDPPLMLARQAHWGRPPLDMQLVELTADQRRGYELEWGAFRREMQLARSGRDSARGLAAILRLRQKASLLRVEHTVDAVRAELDKGFQVLVATELVTTGAQPLVEQLEAAGIPVARIYGSNPDAEAERLRFQRGQAQVVVFNTPSSINLQAGELLADGSTATMTPRRGFFHQARWSGLMAEQIMGRAHRNGMVCQWSLLAAEDTIEQRTAEIMVRRLIATAASTNSDTSALTDIVELFTGEWMPTAALNKLLT; translated from the coding sequence GTGACCTACTATAAGGCGCTTAAGGCACACGCCTGGATCGGCGAGAGCCTTCCCACTGAACTCCTCCCTTACGCCTCCAAGCCGTACTCCTACCAGCGGTGGGTGGAAGACGACCTCAACGGCGAGGCTGGTCCGGGCGCGGGTGGTCCGCCGGTTACTCCGACAGCCGCTCAGGTCGAGGATGCCCGCGTGATCACCGTCGCCGCGGCTGCCAAGTTCCGGTCAGTCCTGGTTGCCAACTCGCCCGGCACGGGCAAGACCTTTGTGGCCCTGCTCGCCGCGAAGGAGATCGCGAGGATGCGGGGCTCGCGCACCATCCTGATCACCGTCGACCGGCCCGCGCGGATCACCATCCCCACCTGGCGGGCGGCGATCGCCGCATTGGGCGACGACGGGCTGAGGTGGGTCATCATGTCCTCCGACGGGTTGGGCAAGCTCATGAGCCGCAACGGCCGCCCGAGCCACGCCTTCGACCTCGTCATCGCCGACGAGGCGCACCTGTTCCGCCACGACACCAAGCGCACTGCCTATATGCGGAGACTGTGCCGGGCCACCGCCCCGGCGGACAAGGCCCCGTTCGTGCTGTGGATGACCGCCACCCCGGGGCACCATCCGGGAGAGTGGGGTTACCTGGGGTCGCTGTTCGCACAGCTGCACGGCGACGACCCGGCGGATTGGGCCGACTTCGGGCAGGCGCTCGCCTCCCGCGGACACCCCCTGGTCCGCTCCTTCGGCAAATGGGTGCTTTCCCCCGAGGCCAAGGAGTCCCCGGAGATCGAGGAACGGTTCATTGCGCAGGTTCGCGACGAACTCCTGCACCACGACCCCCCGCTGATGCTGGCCAGGCAGGCGCATTGGGGCCGGCCGCCACTGGATATGCAGCTGGTGGAGCTGACCGCCGATCAGCGCCGCGGCTACGAGCTCGAGTGGGGTGCCTTCCGGCGCGAGATGCAGCTGGCGCGGTCCGGGCGCGACTCCGCCCGCGGCCTGGCGGCGATCCTGCGTCTCCGGCAGAAGGCCTCCCTGCTGAGGGTCGAGCACACGGTCGACGCCGTCCGGGCCGAGCTCGACAAGGGCTTCCAGGTACTGGTGGCAACCGAACTGGTGACCACCGGAGCCCAGCCTCTGGTCGAGCAGCTCGAGGCCGCCGGCATCCCGGTCGCCCGGATCTACGGATCCAACCCCGATGCCGAAGCCGAGCGACTGCGGTTCCAGCGAGGGCAGGCCCAGGTGGTGGTGTTCAACACCCCTTCGTCGATCAACCTCCAGGCCGGGGAACTGCTCGCCGACGGATCGACCGCCACCATGACCCCGCGCCGCGGGTTCTTTCATCAGGCCCGCTGGAGCGGCCTGATGGCGGAGCAGATCATGGGCCGCGCGCATCGCAACGGGATGGTGTGTCAGTGGTCGCTGCTGGCCGCTGAGGACACCATCGAGCAGCGTACGGCCGAGATCATGGTGCGGCGCCTCATCGCGACCGCGGCGAGCACCAACAGTGACACCTCGGCGCTCACTGACATCGTGGAGCTCTTCACCGGCGAATGGATGCCCACCGCCGCCCTAAATAAGCTACTGACCTGA
- a CDS encoding DUF1622 domain-containing protein, translating into MQFQETIEAVGEVIDAVGVAAIVVGIVASTVIAVCRLVSREPDVYRQFRRFLGRSILLGLEILVAADIIKTVAVTPTLESVAVLAAIVVIRTFLSWSLELEISGRWPWQKPAAPRAATAQSGEA; encoded by the coding sequence ATGCAGTTCCAGGAGACCATCGAGGCCGTCGGTGAGGTCATCGACGCGGTCGGGGTGGCGGCGATCGTCGTCGGCATCGTCGCCTCGACCGTCATCGCGGTGTGCCGCCTGGTCAGCCGGGAGCCGGATGTCTACCGGCAGTTCCGTCGGTTTCTCGGGAGGTCGATCCTGCTGGGACTGGAGATCCTGGTGGCGGCCGACATCATCAAGACCGTCGCGGTGACCCCGACGCTCGAGAGCGTGGCGGTCCTGGCGGCGATCGTCGTGATCCGGACCTTCCTCAGTTGGTCCCTGGAGCTGGAGATCAGTGGTCGCTGGCCGTGGCAGAAGCCGGCGGCTCCCCGGGCCGCGACGGCACAATCCGGCGAGGCCTGA
- a CDS encoding serine hydrolase, which produces MFPRRHVPGRSRGLIALVALGAIIPVVLSGALLSGAVSAETPQPATTGSAAPAGSVPAALQSQFRQAVDETMAEYGVPGAAVGVWVPGDGTWTAAAGLADIASNTPASTGTSWPLRSITKSYTVTLILQLVDQGALSLDDTIGKYVDGVTNGDTITLRQLANMTSGNADYTNEKFADAYEADPARLFTLAELNSFMLGMPEQFSPGAQHVYTNANTNLLGAVVEKVTGAPFAEVLNARILQPLGQKDTHYILDVNKWAEPHPSGYSPGEDGPEEQHQNLSIFGPAGSMVTTIDDARVWGEALATGALVAPGTQADRLKGTPLDAGPPYDIYGLGIGETDGWWGHNGEGLGFTAAIFHNPESGATIAVFMNLSNAVLQGHPADQLFRRLAHILESSTAGSLGSLGPLAMSVGST; this is translated from the coding sequence ATGTTCCCACGACGGCATGTACCGGGAAGGTCCCGAGGTCTGATCGCTCTCGTCGCACTGGGGGCGATCATCCCGGTTGTCCTCAGTGGCGCACTGCTCTCCGGAGCCGTGTCGGCCGAGACGCCCCAGCCGGCGACCACAGGGTCGGCAGCTCCCGCTGGCTCTGTGCCCGCAGCGCTGCAATCGCAATTTCGGCAAGCCGTGGACGAGACGATGGCCGAATACGGTGTACCCGGCGCGGCGGTAGGCGTATGGGTCCCCGGCGACGGAACATGGACCGCCGCCGCAGGCCTCGCCGACATTGCGAGTAATACTCCAGCCAGCACAGGCACGTCCTGGCCGTTGCGCAGCATCACGAAGTCGTACACAGTCACGCTCATTCTGCAGCTCGTCGACCAGGGCGCACTCAGTCTCGACGACACCATTGGCAAGTACGTGGACGGCGTGACCAACGGCGACACCATCACCCTCCGCCAACTCGCGAACATGACCAGCGGTAACGCGGATTACACCAACGAGAAATTCGCGGACGCCTACGAGGCCGACCCCGCCCGCCTGTTCACCCTCGCCGAACTCAACAGTTTCATGCTCGGCATGCCAGAACAGTTCTCCCCAGGCGCGCAGCACGTGTACACGAACGCCAACACCAATCTTCTCGGTGCTGTTGTCGAGAAGGTGACCGGCGCGCCTTTTGCCGAGGTCCTCAACGCGCGCATTCTGCAGCCACTCGGCCAGAAGGACACGCACTACATCCTTGATGTGAACAAGTGGGCAGAGCCGCACCCCAGCGGATACTCACCAGGCGAGGACGGCCCGGAGGAACAGCACCAGAACCTCTCCATATTCGGCCCCGCCGGGTCCATGGTCACCACCATCGACGATGCGCGCGTCTGGGGTGAAGCCCTCGCGACTGGAGCCCTGGTGGCCCCGGGGACCCAGGCTGACCGTCTCAAAGGGACGCCTTTGGATGCTGGTCCGCCGTACGACATCTACGGGCTCGGTATCGGCGAAACGGACGGATGGTGGGGCCACAACGGAGAGGGGCTCGGGTTCACCGCAGCGATCTTCCACAATCCCGAATCCGGGGCGACGATCGCCGTGTTCATGAACCTGTCCAATGCCGTACTGCAGGGCCACCCCGCGGACCAGCTGTTTCGCCGGCTCGCACACATCCTGGAGTCCTCAACGGCAGGCTCGCTCGGGTCCCTCGGGCCACTTGCGATGTCGGTCGGGTCCACATGA
- the helR gene encoding RNA polymerase recycling motor ATPase HelR, translated as MPRPATSTFALPGHLSHKADPAFIAADDRHFAAISRALEDRVADLSTRLDVRRRDPAGRGAHTIERASDIRRLVAELTTLRRFGLDVCIGHYSTATPGSGRAGAAPVYVGRIGLTDATGTPLLVDWRTPAAEPFFAATLGDPRGVTYRRRYRWSGGRIVDYWDEVFDDDEVSSHVCPDDLSAFVLSLSEARTGRKRDVLTTIQADQDAIVRADSRGALVVDGGPGTGKTVVALHRAAYLLHAQSLEGQRRGNLLLVGPHRPYLDYVAAVLPALGEHSVQTATVADLGLDALGAAITSPTGGLPDERDIEVARLKSELRMVGAIETAAHFYEQPPGQPMLVQTEWVDLHLTPADWAEAFTSVEDGTPHNESHPQISETLADILVEKAKGTVPENVLRAELAANPELHRALYRAWPMIDAADLVGDLWTVPAYLRLCAPWLITEAIRLLQRSGPDAWTTADLPLLDAARHRLGDPNWARGSQRRRAEHAAELARRRQVIDELVAADDDPEGVSAMLRHTDLQEALLDPTTDETTSAGTPRLSGPFGHIIVDEAQELTDVEWRMILRRCPSGSLTVVGDRAQSRHDFNETWPERLARIGLSPARITTVQLSINYRTPAEIMEAAAPVIRSVRPDAAVPESVRRSGVPVQYGRITDLHRVVDAWLAAHPEGVACVIHALSSMAPDLAGSDRVRLLTPTQAKGLEFDLVIVIAPELLGSGVTGAVDRYVAMTRATQQLVVLEPGIT; from the coding sequence ATGCCGCGCCCCGCCACCAGCACGTTTGCCCTCCCCGGCCACCTGTCACACAAGGCCGATCCGGCGTTCATCGCCGCCGATGATCGCCACTTCGCCGCCATCTCCCGCGCCCTCGAGGATAGGGTCGCCGACCTCTCGACCCGCCTGGACGTGCGCCGCCGCGATCCCGCCGGGCGTGGGGCGCACACAATCGAGCGGGCCTCCGACATCCGCCGCCTGGTCGCCGAGCTCACCACCCTGCGTCGGTTCGGCCTGGATGTGTGCATCGGTCATTACTCCACCGCCACGCCGGGCTCCGGTCGGGCCGGGGCCGCACCGGTGTACGTCGGTCGGATCGGCCTCACCGATGCGACCGGGACTCCCCTGCTGGTGGACTGGCGCACCCCGGCCGCCGAGCCGTTCTTCGCCGCGACGCTCGGTGATCCGAGGGGCGTGACCTATCGCCGGCGGTACCGGTGGTCGGGCGGCCGGATCGTGGATTACTGGGATGAGGTCTTTGATGACGACGAGGTCTCCTCTCACGTCTGCCCTGACGACCTCTCAGCGTTCGTCCTGAGCTTGTCCGAGGCGCGGACCGGCCGAAAGCGGGATGTCCTCACCACGATCCAGGCCGATCAGGACGCGATTGTCCGCGCCGACTCCCGGGGCGCCCTCGTCGTGGATGGCGGCCCGGGCACCGGCAAGACAGTGGTGGCCCTGCACCGGGCGGCGTACCTGCTGCACGCGCAGTCCCTCGAGGGCCAGCGGCGCGGGAACTTGCTGCTCGTCGGGCCGCATCGGCCATACCTCGACTACGTGGCCGCTGTGCTCCCCGCGCTCGGAGAGCACAGCGTGCAGACGGCGACGGTGGCTGATCTCGGGCTGGACGCTCTCGGTGCGGCGATAACGTCACCGACAGGCGGACTGCCCGACGAGCGCGATATCGAGGTCGCTCGCCTAAAGTCCGAGCTGCGCATGGTCGGGGCAATTGAGACCGCGGCACACTTCTATGAACAGCCGCCGGGGCAGCCGATGCTGGTACAGACCGAGTGGGTAGATCTGCATCTCACGCCTGCAGACTGGGCCGAGGCGTTCACCTCCGTGGAGGACGGCACCCCGCACAACGAGTCCCACCCGCAGATCAGCGAGACGCTCGCCGACATCCTGGTCGAGAAAGCCAAAGGGACCGTCCCAGAGAATGTCCTCCGGGCGGAGCTCGCGGCGAACCCGGAGTTGCACCGCGCCCTATATCGGGCCTGGCCGATGATCGATGCGGCCGATCTCGTCGGTGACCTGTGGACCGTCCCCGCGTACTTGCGACTGTGCGCACCATGGCTGATCACCGAGGCGATTAGGCTCCTCCAGCGTTCCGGGCCCGACGCATGGACGACTGCGGACCTGCCGCTCCTCGACGCGGCCCGCCACCGGCTGGGCGACCCCAACTGGGCACGCGGGTCTCAGCGCCGCCGCGCCGAGCACGCCGCAGAACTCGCCCGCCGCAGGCAGGTGATCGATGAGCTCGTCGCCGCCGACGACGACCCCGAGGGCGTCTCCGCGATGCTCCGCCACACCGACCTGCAGGAGGCTTTGCTCGACCCGACGACCGACGAGACAACGTCGGCCGGCACGCCTCGTCTCTCGGGCCCGTTCGGCCACATCATTGTGGACGAAGCGCAGGAACTTACAGATGTCGAGTGGAGGATGATCCTGCGCCGCTGCCCGTCGGGCAGTCTCACAGTGGTCGGCGACCGCGCCCAGTCTCGCCATGACTTCAACGAAACCTGGCCCGAGCGGCTCGCGCGCATCGGCCTCTCCCCCGCCCGTATCACCACTGTGCAGCTGAGCATCAACTACCGCACGCCCGCGGAGATCATGGAGGCCGCAGCCCCGGTGATCAGGTCGGTTCGCCCCGACGCCGCCGTCCCCGAGTCGGTCCGCCGCAGCGGAGTACCGGTCCAGTACGGCCGGATCACCGATCTCCATCGTGTCGTTGACGCCTGGTTGGCTGCTCACCCCGAGGGCGTGGCGTGCGTGATTCACGCGCTCAGTTCGATGGCTCCAGACCTCGCCGGATCTGACCGAGTCCGCCTTCTCACTCCCACTCAAGCTAAGGGCCTCGAGTTCGACCTAGTGATTGTGATCGCCCCCGAGTTGCTCGGTTCGGGCGTGACGGGGGCGGTCGACCGCTACGTAGCCATGACGCGGGCGACGCAGCAGCTGGTGGTCCTGGAGCCGGGGATCACGTAG